The Patescibacteria group bacterium genomic interval TGCAAGAAAATCAAAACATTATCGGAAAAATAAAATTCCTCGCGCAAATCATGAATGTCAAAAATAAAAATCCGGGGTGTTCCGGCATTGCCCGGTATAGCGTCAAACATTCGAGCCAAACTCTTGGCCGTAACAATGTCGCCGGGGCTCATTTTCCGTTCCATGGTGCCGGTGGGGTAAAAAGGTAAAACCACGTTGAGTGACCTGGCGCCATAGCGCGGCAAAGCCCATAAAACGGAAAACTGGCGGAAAATTTCCAGCGGATTTTCCAAGGAAGCAAAAAACCAAACGTGTTTGTTTTTCACCGCTTCAGCGTCTATGGACGTATCGGGGAAACCATCGGGAAACTCACCCCACCTGATGGGAGAATACCCAACCGGATAATGCTCAAGGGCTTTTGCTACAGCACAAGCGAACCCTTCCATGATCGGACAACTCAAAATAACAATATTTTTAGTAGGCATGGTTTCTATTCCTTTCTGGTTGCGTTGTTACTGCTCACATTAAGTTGTAATGTTCTCAGACTTTCTAAGAACAATCAATTTTTAATTGCTCTAGTGAAAGGCAGAGGCGAAGCAAATCGCCTCTGCGTAAAATTAACTCAATCTAACTAATAGCGCCTATTGCCTTTAGAATAAAACCTCGGGGAAAATGGTATCGTCGTCTTCTGGCAGATAATACAAATTCGAACAAGCGCTGGATCGTCCTGCAACTAACTCCGCGCCCTTGATCTGATTTTCCTCTGGCACATACACTTGCGGGCGAATCAGCCAAATCGGCTTATGTTTGGCAAAAAAATTATTATAAAGCACCCGGCAACCGCGCAACTCATTACCCGCCCTTTTTCGCAAATGATACCAATACTGAAAAGCTTTGGTCTGCCAAATATGCAACGGCACCTGGCATTCGCCGCCAGTTCTTAAAGCGCCTCGGCCCAACATGCCCAAAGCCAACTCAATGGTCTTTTTCAAAGTATTCGCCGTAGGAATTTTATATTTTACCGCTTTCTCTAACAAATACTTCATGCGGGCGGCATTTTCAGGCGCGCCCAAAACAACTTTGCCCGATTTCATCCACTCGCCAAATTCCACGTTGGTGGTCAAGGCCGGCATATGTTTAAGCTCTCGCGGTATCCAGAACAGGATTACATCGGCGCGATTGAGCCCCTCGTCTTCCCAATCGATTTGAGCCTGACGATTGACGTCTTTGCGGAAACCGCCGCCTTTCTTTTCCGGATCGTAAACCGTGCCGGAAAAACCTAATGACTCCAGAATGGCGAAAGCGCCGAATTTCCAAGACAACCCCTTCTCGTCTCGCGGGATTGGTCCGGCCAAAAACACCGACTTAATCACCTGCTCAGGAAACGATTCTTGGCCGTGCACGATAGTAAAACCGTATTTTTCAGACATCAATTATTTCTCCTCTTCGGTCGATGGCGAAAACTGCTGATACTGATTAGCCAGAGCCAGCAAATCACTGTCGGAATAGATTGTTCTAATGATTTTCTCCCACTCATTACGCGATTTGGGCAGACACCAAGGGCAGACAGAACGCCGCCAAACATAATAAGGAGTAATCTGCCCCGTAAACGGATCTTGGCGCGTGTAATGAATAACCTGGCAATTATGGATACGATCAAGCGGATCTCTGGAACCGTCCAATTCAACATATTGAAAAGGAGTAAGCCGTTCTAGACGAACTATAAAACACCACATCACTTCACCATGATTAACCACGACTACGTTACTCTCCGAACATTCGCGATGGAACGTCCCCAAAACCCGATCAGCTCGCATACAGGCATTAGCCATGGATTCTCCGCCAAGAGGCGACCAATAAAAACCATTGCCATTGCGATTAAGTAGAATCGGACCATACTTCTCACGCCGTTCATCATCAGGCAAAACACTTAATTCTCCCCATTCACGCTCGCGCAGATTATAGTCTATTTTCCAATGGCCGTTTAAACCCAATAAAGCAGCGGACTCGCCGGCGCCAAACTGGGAGCAGTCGGAGCCGAATACCTTAGCGGGAAAAAAGGTTGGGGAGAAAAAATTAACACTGAAAAATATATTATTGATCAGGAGGCAGAGGCTAATGATATTTTTGAAAGATTCAAAGAGTTAGAATCAGAAAAAACAAATTCATCGGCATAGGCATGATCTATTCCTCCTTATTGTTAGATTGATTTTAAAGTGCTGCTTCCTTCAAACCAAGACGCCTACTAAGTAAGCGGCTCAGGCAAAGGGCGGAACTGTCAAAATTTTTGACAGTTCCGCCGGTTAAAATTAAAAAGTGCTTTTACGACGACCTACGACAATACCGGGATTGGCGCTTCCGAAGCCATCAGTAAGTGCATCTGCTGATAAACCCTTTCAGTCACCGCCACCTTGAAAGGCGTTGGATTTTCCGGCCGCAGATGGTCTTCGCGCATTTCCATTTCAAACTGCTGCCTGATATACGCTTGAACGGCCAAAACGCCTGGGGCAAGAGAATCAAAACGTCGGCCATTAAAAAACACGAGCTGATGCAATTCCTTACAAGTGGCCGGCTTAACTTTGCAACGAACCGTCTCATTGATCGGATCGCGGCAAAGAATCTCATTAGACGCGCGGATCGACTGGAGCACTTCATCATATTCTTCATCAGCCACCAAAAGATCTAAAATGGCTTTCCCGTCCGCGCCATACAAACGAATCGCTCGTTTGGCGCCGGGAATCGTCATCTTGTCGATATTCATTGACAGTTTAATGACCGGGCGATTGCCGATCTGCACCAGCTTATACACGCCGCCCAGAGCAGGACAATTTGCCAAGCGGGTACCGATGCCAAAATGGGTGATGTGATGCTTCTGTCTGCGAAAACTCCATAAAATGGCTTCGTCAATATCATTAGACACTACAATCGCCTGTTTGGTGAAGTCACAATGTGCGGCTGGCCGATATTTCTTAATAAGCTCATAACCGCCGTAAACAATATTGGACAGATATGCCAAGTCGCCGGAATCCAGACGAACACCCAACGGGGTGTAACCGCATTCAGCCAAAGCCAGGGCGACCGCCAGATAATTGGGCAAACCCGAAGTCTCCACGTTATACGTGTCAATTAAAGCCAAAAACCTATCGGGATTAGCCCAGGCGTAATCAATGAATGCCGCCAATTCTCCCTGATTGGTTTCGCTGGGAAAATAACCCTTTAAGCAATCCTGGCGATCTAGGGCAAGGACGGTAAAGTTATAAGTACGCTTTCCGTCCTTAGTGGTTAATATTCTTTGGCATTTCAAGTCTTCCGCTGAATAGCTGGTAACAAAGGAATGAGCGTGCGTTCCGCCGACCGGCAAATGATGAAGCAAACCAGCCAAAACATTGGAGGTGGAATCAAATCCGCCCATCACCGCATAATGCGAAGCGGAAATGGCGCCGTCCGGACCGGGGGCCCGGCGCAGAGCGAATTCCATCAATGTCGCCTCCCAACCGGCCGCATAACGCATGCGCGCCGCGTTCGTAATAATTTGTGTCGGATAATTCGTCGAGTTCAGAAGGGTCGTTTCAATCAATTGAGCCACGCAGACCGGTCCCGCCACACTCACTAACGGCTCTCGTGGAAACACCAAAGTCCCTTCTTCCGGCGCCCACACTTTGATTTTCATCTTCAATGAATTGAACCAGTCAAAAAATTCCGGTTCATAGTGACTGCAAACGGGCAAACTCTTCAGATAACTGATTTCTTCCGGCGTCAAATAAAACTCGGACAAATAATCAAGAATGCGGCCCAAACCGGCAAATACGGCGTATTGGCCGCCAAATGGAGCGGTGCGGTAAAACAGATCAAACACCGCATACCGTTCTTCCCGGCTGGTTTTCCAATACGTGTAGAGCATGGAAATCTGATAAAAATCGGTCAAAAGCGGGGAAATTCTTAATGGCGATCCTTGTTCATTCATTACTCATTCTCCTTTTCTGCTGTTAATTGCGGATAGATTTTCAGCATAAACCATTGCACCAAAGTAAAAGTTTTCAAGTCGGGATAAGGCATACAACTCAATTCCTTAATGGAGATCCAACGAACTTCCGTACTTTCCCCTTCCGCGTCTAAACCAAAACTCGTCCGGCTGTGATCAAATTCATCATCATTGAACTTACCATAACCCAAATGAAGGCGCTCGGTAATAATTCCCGGCGAGGTGAAAAGAGGAGTGCCGAAATTAATCAACTCAAAACGCCCGGCGACTGTCTCCAAGTCAACCAATAAGCCCAACTCTTCCCGAGCTTCACGAGCCATTGCCCAGACCACCGTTTCGCCTTGATCAATGTGGCCGGCTGGAACCTCCAGTATGGGCGCAATATGATTCGTGGCAAATATTGTTGCCGGACGATCTTGCATAACCATAGCTACGGCGCGCCGATCGCGATTGTAAACCAGAAACGCCACGGCGTCTTTCTTTTCCACAACCTCCTGCTTTCTCCCGGTACCACGCCAGACCCTGATCCAACCATTATAAACCAAATCATAGGCCTCACTCAAAACGCTCTTCACTCCGCTTTGATCGCTGTTGCCATTGTCCATAATTTGTTCTCCTTCTTTTGTTCGGTTAATGTTTCTATTGCTAATCAAATTTGATAACCGTAAAGTCCGTTAATCTTGATATACTTGGCGATGTTGGGAGGAACTGACTTCTCCCAATCACAACAATTCCCGGCAATTGAAGCGCGAATTTGCGACGAAGAAATATCTATTCCCGTATTCAATGAAGCTATTTTAAATTGCCAAGGCAGTGGCAAGTCGCCTAATTCATAACCGGGCCGGGGATAAACCAGCCAATGCCATCTCTGGCAGGCAAACAGCCATTCGCCTCGCTTCCAACGCGCTTGAATCTCATTCAAACCGCCGAACTCCGGACGCGGTATTACCGAGTCTGAGCCGGTCAGCCAAGTCAGCTTAGCTTGCGGATATTTTCTTACCAAAAGTTCCAGCCAATCTATAGTCGCCGTATTACGGCCGAAGATATCATCATACCAGACTTGAAAATTAATCGGACTGCTTGACATTTGACGAAAATCATTAACCATCATCTCGGTCATGGCAATCCTGTGATTAATACAATCGGAACAGAACCCTGCCGAGCTGTCGGCGCACTTTGTGCAAACCGCCAAATGCTTATCCGGCCGTTCACCGCAAGGAATCCAAATCATCAAGTCATAATCAGCTTTTCTTTCACCTCGCAAGACATCAGCCAAAATAGCCTGATGCCCGTAGTGGGGCGGATTAGCAGAACTGCCACCGATAATTATGCTTTTGGGATTTAGCATCGCTATCTCCTTCTTTAGCCCGTCAAGACCTTACGTAGACGGGTTGTTTCTAAGATTTAAAGTGCCAGTCTCCGACTATTACGAGTCAGAAACGAAAAACAGCGTTCATCTTAATCATCTTAATCAACGCTAATTTTCAAATTTATCTAATTTTAGACAAAAAACTAATCATAAAGGCAATCACGAACATTACGGTTAATATCATCAATAGATAACTGCCTAATTTATCACAAATTAAGCCAAAAGTCAAGTTTTAAGCAAAAACTAAAAAGGCCCAAAATTGGGGCCTCAATGAGTCTGAAAAACTACGATATTTACTAGCCGGACTACCTCCCGCATCAATGACTAAACCAGCTGTTTTTTAACTTCCTCTATTACACTTCTTTCCGCTTCGGCCAGGGTTGTGCCGGTTAAAACGAACTTAGCCACATCCTTATTGCCGGACGGGTTGAATTTACGCGCCAGAAAGATCGCATCATGATTTTTGATCGCATACACCAACGCTTGCACCACCGGGACTTCACCTCGCTTATCCTCATACATCAACACTACGGCCTCGGTACGCGGCATAGAAACAATTAATTCGTCAATCACGTCAGACAACTCTTCGGGATTAGTGGCGGTCTCCAAAAAATCCTGCGTAGACAAAACCGACCAAACAATCCGATCATCCAAATCATTATTCAATCGCGACAAGACGCGCCCCCACAACTTTAAAGTGGACAAAAATCTGCTTTGATATAAATTCTGCACAATCTGATCGCGACGCGCGCCCTTGGCAATAAGCTCACCGGCCAAAGTCAAGGTCTTAGGCGTTACCTCCGCCGTCTTAAAATTCTTAGTCGCCATAATAATGCCGGAAAGAATGTAAGTCGCCAAATTATCATCAATCAGCGTCGCATCATAACCATTAACCAAATCATAAATTATTTCTGAGCTGGAAGCGGCGGCAATATTGACTAAATTAATGTTGCCGTAATATTCATTGCTGGTGGCATGATCAATATTGATCTTGGGCACGGAATAAAAAAAATCGGTATTCTTCAAGTACAACTCACCCAGCGACTCCAAATCCGGCGTATTAATCAAAAAAATCAAGTCATATTTATAA includes:
- a CDS encoding histidine phosphatase family protein; the protein is MGLNGHWKIDYNLREREWGELSVLPDDERREKYGPILLNRNGNGFYWSPLGGESMANACMRADRVLGTFHRECSESNVVVVNHGEVMWCFIVRLERLTPFQYVELDGSRDPLDRIHNCQVIHYTRQDPFTGQITPYYVWRRSVCPWCLPKSRNEWEKIIRTIYSDSDLLALANQYQQFSPSTEEEK
- a CDS encoding nucleoside 2-deoxyribosyltransferase domain-containing protein, which codes for MSEKYGFTIVHGQESFPEQVIKSVFLAGPIPRDEKGLSWKFGAFAILESLGFSGTVYDPEKKGGGFRKDVNRQAQIDWEDEGLNRADVILFWIPRELKHMPALTTNVEFGEWMKSGKVVLGAPENAARMKYLLEKAVKYKIPTANTLKKTIELALGMLGRGALRTGGECQVPLHIWQTKAFQYWYHLRKRAGNELRGCRVLYNNFFAKHKPIWLIRPQVYVPEENQIKGAELVAGRSSACSNLYYLPEDDDTIFPEVLF
- the pncB gene encoding nicotinate phosphoribosyltransferase, whose product is MNEQGSPLRISPLLTDFYQISMLYTYWKTSREERYAVFDLFYRTAPFGGQYAVFAGLGRILDYLSEFYLTPEEISYLKSLPVCSHYEPEFFDWFNSLKMKIKVWAPEEGTLVFPREPLVSVAGPVCVAQLIETTLLNSTNYPTQIITNAARMRYAAGWEATLMEFALRRAPGPDGAISASHYAVMGGFDSTSNVLAGLLHHLPVGGTHAHSFVTSYSAEDLKCQRILTTKDGKRTYNFTVLALDRQDCLKGYFPSETNQGELAAFIDYAWANPDRFLALIDTYNVETSGLPNYLAVALALAECGYTPLGVRLDSGDLAYLSNIVYGGYELIKKYRPAAHCDFTKQAIVVSNDIDEAILWSFRRQKHHITHFGIGTRLANCPALGGVYKLVQIGNRPVIKLSMNIDKMTIPGAKRAIRLYGADGKAILDLLVADEEYDEVLQSIRASNEILCRDPINETVRCKVKPATCKELHQLVFFNGRRFDSLAPGVLAVQAYIRQQFEMEMREDHLRPENPTPFKVAVTERVYQQMHLLMASEAPIPVLS
- a CDS encoding NUDIX hydrolase; this translates as MDNGNSDQSGVKSVLSEAYDLVYNGWIRVWRGTGRKQEVVEKKDAVAFLVYNRDRRAVAMVMQDRPATIFATNHIAPILEVPAGHIDQGETVVWAMAREAREELGLLVDLETVAGRFELINFGTPLFTSPGIITERLHLGYGKFNDDEFDHSRTSFGLDAEGESTEVRWISIKELSCMPYPDLKTFTLVQWFMLKIYPQLTAEKENE
- a CDS encoding nicotinate-nicotinamide nucleotide adenylyltransferase — translated: MLNPKSIIIGGSSANPPHYGHQAILADVLRGERKADYDLMIWIPCGERPDKHLAVCTKCADSSAGFCSDCINHRIAMTEMMVNDFRQMSSSPINFQVWYDDIFGRNTATIDWLELLVRKYPQAKLTWLTGSDSVIPRPEFGGLNEIQARWKRGEWLFACQRWHWLVYPRPGYELGDLPLPWQFKIASLNTGIDISSSQIRASIAGNCCDWEKSVPPNIAKYIKINGLYGYQI